One part of the Gossypium raimondii isolate GPD5lz chromosome 1, ASM2569854v1, whole genome shotgun sequence genome encodes these proteins:
- the LOC105785618 gene encoding phragmoplastin DRP1C has product MATMESLIGLVNKIQRACTVLGDHGGQGMSLWEALPSVAVVGGQSSGKSSVLESIVGRDFLPRGSGIVTRRPLVLQLHKTQSGAEYAEFLHAPKRRFTDFAAVRKEISDETDRITGKTKQISNIPIHLSIYSPNVVNLTLIDLPGLTKVAVEGQSDSIVEDIENMVRSYVEKPNCIILAITPANQDIATSDAIKLAREVDPSGERTFGVLTKLDLMDKGTNATEVLEGRAYRLQHPWVGIVNRSQADINKNVDMIVARRKEREYFETSPDYGHLASKMGSEYLAKLLSQHLELVIRQRIPSIISMINKTIDELNAELDRIGRPVAADGGAQLYMILELCRAFDRVFKEHLDGGRPGGDRIYGVFDHQLPAALKKLPFDRHLSLKNVQKVVTEADGYQPHLIAPEQGYRRLIDGSITYFKGPAEASVDAVHFVLKELVRKSIAETEELKRFPSLQNDIATAANEALERFREESRKTVVRLVEMESSYLTVDFFRKLHAAPEKKPEKNGNPPGPNNDHFHDTSLARIGSNVSAYIAMVSDTLKNTIPKAVVYCQVREAKRSLLTHFYAQVGRKEKERLSAMLDEDPQLMEKRTQIAKRLELYKAARDEIDAVAWK; this is encoded by the exons ATGGCGACAATGGAGAGCTTGATCGGGCTCgtaaacaaaatccaaagagccTGCACCGTCCTTGGCGATCATGGCGGCCAAGGAATGTCGCTATGGGAAGCTCTTCCTTCTGTTGCTGTTGTTGGTGGCCAG AGCTCTGGGAAATCTTCGGTTTTGGAGAGCATTGTAGGGAGAGATTTCTTGCCTCGTGGATCcg GGATTGTTACACGGAGGCCGTTGGTGTTGCAGCTTCATAAGACACAATCAGGGGCGGAATATGCAGAGTTTCTTCACGCACCAAAGAGGAGGTTCACTGATTTCG CTGCTGTTCGTAAGGAGATTTCAGATGAAACAGATCGAATAACTGGGAAGACAAAGCAAATCTCTAATATTCCAATTCACTTGAGCATATATTCTCCAAATG TTGTCAACTTGACACTTATAGATCTTCCTGGGTTGACAAAGGTTGCTGTAG AAGGACAGTCAGATAGTATAGTTGAAGATATTGAAAATATGGTCCGTTCTTATGTTGAAAAG CCTAATTGCATCATATTGGCTATTACTCCTGCTAATCAAGACATTGCTACTTCAGATGCCATAAAACTTGCAAGAGAAGTGGATCCATCAG GTGAAAGAACTTTTGGGGTGCTAACAAAACTTGATCTGATGGATAAGGGAACAAATGCTACAGAA GTTCTTGAAGGAAGGGCATATAGGCTACAACATCCTTGGGTTGGAATTGTGAATCGTTCTCAAGCTGACATCAATAAGAATGTTGATATGATTGTTGCTCGTCGAAAAGAGCgtgaatattttgaaacaaGCCCTGATTATGGACACTTGGCGAGCAAAATGGGATCGGAGTATCTTGCAAAACTTTTATCTCAG CATTTAGAGCTTGTTATTAGGCAGCGCATACCAAGCATCATTTCTATGATTAATAAGACAATTGATGAGCTCAACGCAGAGTTGGATCGCATTGGCAGGCCAGTTGCAGCTGATGGAGGG GCCCAGTTGTACATGATTTTAGAACTTTGCCGTGCATTTGATCGTGTTTTCAAGGAGCACCTGGATGGAGG GCGACCTGGCGGTGATAGGATATATGGAGTTTTTGACCACCAATTGCCAGCTGCATTGAAGAAACTCCCCTTTGATCGTCATCTTTCATTAAAAAATGTCCAGAAAGTTGTCACTGAGGCCGATGGCTATCAGCCCCATTTGATTGCTCCAGAACAAGGATACAGGAGGCTCATTGATGGTTCCATCACCTATTTCAAGGGCCCAGCAGAAGCCTCTGTAGATGCT GTGCATTTTGTTTTGAAAGAACTTGTGAGGAAGTCAATAGCTGAAACAGAG GAACTTAAGCGATTCCCATCACTTCAAAATGACATAGCTACTGCTGCAAATGAAGCTTTGGAAAGATTTCGTGAAGAAAGTCGTAAAACAGTGGTGCGGCTAGTAGAGATGGAATCTAGTTACTTGACGGTTGATTTTTTCCGGAAGCTTCATGCAGCACCAGAGAAGAAACCAGAGAAGAATGGGAACCCACCTGGCCCAAATAATGACCATTTCCATGATACTTCTCTCGCAAGGATAG GATCAAATGTTAGCGCTTATATAGCCATGGTTTCTGATACATTGAAGAATACTATTCCTAAAGCTGTGGTTTATTGCCAAGTGAGAGAGGCCAAGAGGTCACTGTTGACCCACTTTTATGCCCAAGTAGGGAGGAAAGAG